In Haemophilus parainfluenzae, one genomic interval encodes:
- the rpsA gene encoding 30S ribosomal protein S1: MSESFAQLFEESLKGLETRQGSIVSGTVVAIQKGFVLVDAGLKSESAIPVAEFQNAQGELEVKVGDTVNVALDAVEDGYGETKLSREKAVRHESWIELEKAYEEKATVIGLINGKVKGGFTVELNGVRAFLPGSLVDTRPAREADHLLGKELEFKVIKLDQKRNNVVVSRRAVIESENSQEREQILENLAEGSEVKGIVKNLTDYGAFVDLGGVDGLLHITDMAWKRVKHPSEIVNVGDEVTVKVLKFDKDRTRVSLGLKQLGQDPWVAIAENHPVNSKLTGKVTNLTDYGCFVEILDGVEGLVHVSEMDWTNKNIHPSKVVSLGDTVEVMVLEVDEERRRISLGLKQCKPNPWTQFAETHNKGDKVTGKIKSITDFGIFIGLEGGIDGLVHLSDISWNVAGEEAVRNYKKGDEVSAVVLAVDAVKERISLGIKQLEDDPFNNFVAINKKGAVISATVVEADAKGAKVELAGGVEGYIRAADLTNEVAAGDVVEAKYTGVDRKARIVHLSVKAKDQAEEAAAVANVNTKQEDVAIPNAMAEAFKAAKGE, from the coding sequence AAAACGCTCAAGGTGAACTTGAAGTTAAAGTTGGCGACACAGTAAACGTAGCTTTAGATGCAGTTGAAGATGGTTACGGCGAAACTAAACTTTCTCGTGAGAAAGCTGTTCGTCACGAATCTTGGATTGAATTAGAAAAAGCTTACGAAGAAAAAGCGACCGTTATCGGTTTAATCAACGGCAAAGTGAAAGGCGGTTTCACAGTTGAGTTAAACGGTGTTCGTGCATTCTTACCAGGCTCATTAGTTGATACACGTCCAGCACGTGAAGCTGATCACCTACTTGGTAAAGAATTAGAATTCAAAGTAATCAAATTAGATCAAAAACGTAACAACGTTGTTGTTTCTCGTCGTGCAGTGATCGAATCTGAAAACAGCCAAGAACGTGAACAAATCCTTGAGAACCTAGCTGAAGGTTCAGAAGTTAAAGGTATCGTTAAAAACTTAACTGACTACGGTGCATTCGTAGATTTAGGTGGCGTTGACGGTTTATTACACATCACTGATATGGCTTGGAAACGTGTTAAACACCCAAGCGAAATCGTGAATGTAGGCGACGAAGTAACTGTTAAAGTATTAAAATTTGACAAAGATCGTACTCGCGTATCTTTAGGCTTAAAACAATTAGGTCAAGATCCTTGGGTTGCTATTGCTGAAAATCACCCAGTAAACAGCAAATTAACTGGTAAAGTAACTAACTTAACAGACTACGGCTGTTTCGTTGAAATCTTAGATGGTGTTGAAGGTTTAGTTCACGTTTCTGAAATGGATTGGACTAACAAAAACATCCACCCATCTAAAGTTGTAAGCCTTGGCGATACAGTTGAAGTAATGGTGTTAGAAGTTGACGAAGAACGTCGTCGTATTTCTTTAGGTTTAAAACAATGCAAACCTAACCCATGGACTCAATTCGCTGAAACTCACAACAAAGGTGACAAAGTTACTGGTAAAATTAAATCAATCACTGATTTCGGTATCTTTATCGGTCTTGAAGGTGGAATCGACGGTTTAGTTCACTTATCTGACATTTCTTGGAATGTTGCAGGTGAAGAAGCAGTTCGTAACTACAAAAAAGGTGACGAAGTTTCTGCAGTAGTATTAGCAGTAGATGCAGTGAAAGAACGTATTTCTTTAGGTATCAAACAACTTGAAGATGATCCATTCAACAACTTCGTAGCGATCAACAAAAAAGGTGCTGTAATTTCTGCAACTGTTGTTGAAGCTGACGCTAAAGGTGCTAAAGTTGAATTAGCAGGTGGCGTTGAAGGTTATATCCGTGCAGCAGACTTAACAAACGAAGTTGCAGCAGGCGATGTAGTTGAAGCGAAATACACAGGTGTTGATCGTAAAGCACGTATCGTTCACTTATCTGTAAAAGCGAAAGATCAAGCTGAAGAAGCAGCTGCAGTTGCAAACGTGAATACCAAACAAGAAGATGTTGCTATTCCAAATGCAATGGCTGAAGCTTTCAAAGCAGCTAAAGGTGAATAA